CCGAAATAGGCGGCGATCGCCTCAGGCATGCCGGTGCCGCCGGCCTGAGCCAGGGCCTTGCCGTCGAGGAGCCCCTCCGGTCCCGCCACCGTCGGCATCGCCGGTTGGTGCGTGAGGCCTACTTCGGACACTTGATAAGAGATCGTCGTGGCGAAGATTGCGCGACCGTGCTGGATCGCCTTGACCCGGCGCGTGGTGAAGCTTCGGCCATCCCGGATGCGCTCGACCTCGTAGACGATCGGCGTCCGCGGATCGCCCGGGAGCATGAAATAGGCGTGCAGGGAGTGGGCCGGGCGGTCGTCCGGCACGGTCCGGGTCGCGGCGACCAGCGCCTGAGCCACGACCTGCCCGCCGAAGACGCGCCGCCAGCCGGTCTTCGGATTCTGGCCGCGGAACAGGTCGACCTCGAGGCGCTCAAGGTCGAGAATGGCGATCAGTTCGGCGACGGCATCCGTCATCGCGTCGGTGTTGGCGTCGGTCATGACCCGCGGGGTTTCCGTTCGTTGCCCGCGTGCGACATAGGCGTTTCCGACGAACCAATCCACGCGTTCCGCACGCGCGAGTCCAGGAGATCCGCCACGATGACGGCCGAGATGCCCCGACCCGGCAGCCGCAGCCTCCTGATCGCCGGCGGCGGCCTGCCCAGCCTCGCGCTGGCGCTGGCGCTCAGGCAGGCCCACGGCCCGGCGCTCACGGTGACGGTGATCGATCCGGGCGCCGCCGATCCCGGGCGGCACCGCGGCCGCGCCTACGCCCTCGCGACGGGCGGTCGGCGGATGCTCGAGCAGCTCGGCCTCTGGACGCGCGTCGCCCGCGCGGCCGAGCCGATCACCGCGATGGTGATCAGCGACAGCCGCCTCGCCGATCCGGTGCGGCCCGTCTTCCTGACATTCGGCCAGGAGGACGAGGCGATGCGCGCGGCGAACGAGCCGTTCGCCCACATGATCGAGGCCGAGCCCCTCGCCGAGGCACTGGCGGAGGCCTGCCGCGCCGCGGGGGTCATCTTCGTCACGGCGGGGGTGGAGCGCGCGGCTTCCGAGGGCCCGGCGATCCGCGTCGGCTTGACGACGGGCGAGAGCCTGCGGGGCGACCTCCTGGTCGCGGCCGACGGGGCGCGCTCCCGCCTGCGCGAGGCGGCGCGGATCGGCTGGGTGGGCTGGTCCTACCCGCAGGTCGGGATCGTGGCGACCATCGGCCATGCACGGCCTCACGAGGGGCGGGCCTTCGAACACTTCCTGCCGGCCGGCCCCTTCGCGATCCTGCCGCTGCGGGACGGCGGCACCCTGGGCCATCGCTCCTCCATCGTCTGGACGGAACGCGCGGGCGACGCCGACGCCCTGCTTTCCGGAGAGCCCGACGAGATCCTGACCGAGATCGAGCGGCGCTTCACCCTCGATCTCGGGCAACTCGCCCTGGAGCACGGACCGAGCCGGCACCCGCTGGCCTTCGGCCTCGCCCGCGCGTTCCGCGCCGAGCGGCTCGCTCTCCTGGGCGATGCCGCCCACGTCATCCACCCGATCGCCGGCCAGGGCCTCAATCTCGGCCTCGCGGATGCAGCGGCGCTCGCGGACGCGGTGACCGGTGCGCTGCGCCTGGGCCTCGATCCCGGAAGCCCCGATATCCTGCGCGCCTACGAGCGCGCCCGTCGCTTCGACAGCTTCGCCATGGCGGCGGCCACCGACGGGCTGAACCGCCTGTTCTCGAACGACGCCCTGCCGCTGCGGCTCGCCCGCGACCTGGGTCTCGGGATCGTTGATCGGCTGCCCGGCCTGAAGCGCTTCTTCATCGGCGAGGCTGCGGCCTCGCGCGGGTCAAGGCCCCGACTGATGCGGGGCGAGGCCCTCTAGGGTATCGCCACGTCGCCCGCCCCCACGCCCATCACCGGGAAAGCGAACGCGGACCTGTTGCGGCAACTCGAAACCGTCAGAGCAGGAAGGATCTGCCGGCGGTCGCTCCAGCCTCTCAGGGCGAACGCGAAAGACGGCCGGTCCGATTAAGGGAGACGTCGCGACGACTGGGTCTTGGATATGAAGTCGGCCATTTCCTTGAGGAATCGATCCGATCCAAATTCGGATGCTCGCTGAACGATCCGCTCGACGCTGAAGGGAATCTCGCCGCAGCGACGAACGGCATCGATCAGGGCATCGACGGATTGCTCGTGGAAGAAGGTGCCCGTCACGCCGTCGACGACCGTCTCAGTCGCACCGCCCTTGCCGAACGCGATCACCGGACGTCCGCTGGCCATAGCCTCGACGGGAACGATCCCGAAATCCTCTTCACCGGGGAAGATCAGCGCCCGGCATCGGGCGTAATGGTGCTTCAGGACATGGAATGGCTGAGGACCGAGGAGCTTGACCTGCGGCCCCGCAATGCTCTTCAGCTCCGACAGCATCTCCCCGCCGCCGATGACGACAAGCGGTTTCTGCAATCTATTGAACGCCTCGATCGCGAGCTCCGGGCGCTTGTATCGAACAAGTTCGCCCACCATGAGATGGTAATCTTCGAGCATGTGCGGCGGCACGACCTCGAAGGCCGCCGTATCCACCGGCGGGTGAATGACCGTCGCCTGACGATTGTAATACGTCTCAATCCGTCTCGCGACCGTGGACGAGTTCGCGACGAACGCGTGCACGCGGCTTGCCGACACGGCATCCCAATTGCGCATGTAATGCGCGGCGGGCGGCATCAGCCAGCGTGTCAGCAGGCCGGCACGCTCCCGATAATCGTGGTACATGTTCCAGATGTACCGCATCGGGGAATGACAGTAACAAATATGCAGTGCGTCAGACGGTGATATGATCCCTTTGGCCGGGCCCGATTCACTCGAAATAATTAAATCGTACCCTCTCAGATCGATCTGCTCCAGCGCAATCGGCATGAGCGGCAAATAGGATTTATACTTTTTTGTCGCGATTGGCAGGCGACCGACGAACGAGGTCTTGATCTGATGCGCCTTGATCGCTTCAGAAGTCGCTTCCGGATCATAGACATGCGTGAAAATATCTGCGGTCGGAAAAAGCCTGCACAGCGACTCGATTACCTTTTCCCCACCCCGCATTCCAACCAGCCAATAATGGATAATGGCCACTTTCATAAGGTGACGTCCTGTCCCGCTCTGCAATCCGTCACTTACATCACCGCATGCCCGTAAGTCGACCTCGGATGCGTCTGCTTTCCCACTTCAAGAAGATAAGGTTGTCGAGACTGTCGTGAACTCTTAGGATCTAGTCAAATAAATTAATGATCATGACTATTTTTACATGCTGTACGTCAGACACAATCATTGAAAAGAGCTTGATATACTTTGTAGATTAATATCACCCGTTACTCAAGCAAGCGCCCTGATGTGGCAGAGCCCTTGTTCGCGATCGATATCGCAATTTTCTCGGCGAAATCAGAAAACTATTCTGAACGATCGTATTCTTGATTGATATGAGAGAAATCAGCATGTACAGCAACGATCAAACAGTTCATCCGAGGCCGGGGACAAGGGTCGCCGCCAGATTGAGGCATACCAGCTCATCGAAACGCGCATCGATGCGAAACGGAGTCCGCATGTATATCGCGGCCAGATCGGCGGGTGGGTGCCCTGAGCTTGACATCGCGAGCCTCGCATCAGCGGCAACGCGCCAGCTCCAACGTCACCGTCGTCCCGCGCCCGCACCGCCGCGCACCCGGCCTTGACGGCTCGTGCCCGGCCGATCCCACGCGTCGTCGAGCCGGACAGGCCGGCTCAGGCGCTCGGCCGGCTGGCCATAAGCTGAGCGGAACGGCCGGCAATCACCGGCAAGCCGCTTGTCGGCTGCCGAGCGGCAGTGGTGATCAGCTCTGGCGTATGGGTGACGGCCTCGGGTTCAGGCTCGGCTGCGGGCGATCTCGGCCTGGAGTTCTGGGACGACCTGGAAGAGGTCGCCGACGAGGCCGTAATCGGCCACCTGGAAGATCGGCGCGTCCTCGTCCTTGTTGATGGCGACGATCACCTTCGAGTCCTTCATGCCTACTACGCCGCCTGCGCCATCAGCCGCATCCACCCCGACGCCGGCATGCGCCCCATCGTCGGCTACATCCTCGCCCTGCTGGTCGGACTGCTCGTCATCATCCTCGTCCCCTGGTTCTCCATCGGCTTCCTGTGAAGCCGTCCGACCGGGGGAGTGGGCGCGGTCAGATCATGCCGGCGCCGCCGGTGCGCACGATCCGCGCGCGCTGCTCGGCATAGCGTTCGGCCGCGGCGCGCCGCACCGCACCCTCAAGACGGCTGACGAGGTTCGCGAGGGTGGTCATCGTGCCCGATCCCGGTCCTGACCGGGCAGGGCGCCCGGTTTGCTGCGCCGCAATATGCGCGAGGCTCCGGGGACCTGTCAGGGGCTGTATCTCTGAGCTGTCATGCAGCGCGATCATGAGGTGCGCAGAGGGATATGAACCCGTATTCCGCACGCGGTGCCGATCTCGCCACCGCCGTCTTTGCGAGCGCAGCGAAGCAATCCAGCGGCGCCACGTTCTGCGAAGTCGCGCGGCCCTGGGTTGCTTCGCGGCGCTCGCAAAGACGGGGGCGCATCAACCAAGCGGATCGCCGGAAGCCTTATCGGGCTTGCGGCCTCGCCTGTCCGTCGAGGGGCAGGTCGCCCCGCGCCTCGAGTTCCTCGCGGATCGCGCGCTTGGTCACCTTGCCGTAGCCGGATTTCGGCAGCGCCTCCCAGAAGAACACCCGTCTCGGAAGCTTGTAGCGGGCGATGGCGGCGGACAGCCACGCGATCAGCTCCGCCTCCGCCACCGACGCTCCGGCCCGAAGGACGCAGACCGCCACGCCGACCTCGCCCCAGGCGGGGTCCGGCACCCCGAGGATCGCCGCCTCGGTGATCGCCGGGTGCGTGAGGAGCTTTTCCTCGATCTCGCGCGGGTACACGTTGGAGCCGCCGGAGATGTACATGTCCGAGGCGCGGCCGGTGATGAACAGGAAACCCTCCGCGTCGCAATGGCCGAGATCGCCTGTCCGGAACCAGCCGTCGCGGAACGCCGCCGCGTTGGCTTCCGGCTTGTCATAGTAGCCCGCGAACACCGCCGGGCCGCAGACGCAGATCTCGCCGGTTTCCCCCGCCGGGAGCTCGCGCCCCGCCGCATCCTGGATCTGGACCTGCATGCCGGTGCGCTCGATCCCGCAGGTGCCGACCTTCACGCCCGGCCCGTCCTCGGCCGCGTGCAGGCGCGGCGGCAGCACGGTGATGTTGCCGGTGACCTCGCCGAGCCCGAAATACTGGACCAGCACCGGGCCCAGCACCCGCAGGGCGTGCTGCTGGTCCGCCCGGTACATGGGCGCGCCCGCGTAGATCACGTGCCGCAGGCTGGAATGGTCGTGCGCCGCCACCGCCGGATGCTCGGTCAGCAGCTTCACGATGGTCGGCACGGTGAACAGGTTGGTGATCCGCCAGCGCTCCACGAGGGCCCAGGCCTCCTCGGGGTTCAGCCGCTCGCCCTCGGTCAGCACCGTCTTCGCGCCGGCCGCGACCTGCGCGAGCTGATGGATGCCGGCCCCGTGCGAGAGCGGCGCCACCACCAGCGAGGCGTCGGCCTCGGTGGTGCCCGGCATCAGGTCGCAGAGGTGGTTGGTGATCACGAAGGCCATCTGGCCGTGGGTGAGGACCGCCGCCTTCGGCCGCCCGGTCGTGCCCGAGGTGAAGAAGAACCAGCACGGGTCGTCGTGCGCGACGTCGGCGGTGGGCGCGGCCTGGCCCAGATGGTCGGCGACGAGGCCGTCGTAATCGGCCCCGAAGGCGTGGTCTGTCCCGGAGGCTTGGCCGCCGATCTCGACCACGACCCGGAGATCCGGGCAGGCAGCGCAGATCGCGGCGGCGTGATCCGGGAATCCGGCCCCGCAAATCAGAGCGGTGGCACCGCTGGCGCCGGCGAGATAGGCGACTTCGGGGGGCGTCTGCCGGAAGTTGGCCGGCACCCAGACGGCGCCGAGCCGGAAGCAGACGAACATCGACTCGAACAGCGGGTTGCCGTTGCGCGCCTGGACCAGCACGCGGTCGCCCTTCGTCACGCCGCGGGCCGCGAGGGCCGCCGCCATGGCGTCGACCCGGGCGTCGAGCTCCGCCCAGGTCCAGGTGCGGGAGCCCCAGGCGAGACCCACCGAAGCCGGGAGGCGGCGCGCGGACCGGCGCAGGAAATGCGCGAGGTTCATCACCCGCCGGGAGCACGGCGCGACCCCGCCGCGCGGCGCCCCCGCGGCACCCATCAGGTCAGCTTCCCGCAGGCCTTCTCGAGCAGCGACCAGCCCTCGTCGCCGTAGCGGCCCTTCCACTCGGCGTAGAAGCCGGCCTTGCGCAGCTTGTCGCGGAAGGGCTCGGGATCGGGCTTGTTGAACACCATGCCGTTCTTCGTGAGATCGGCCTGGAGGTTGGCGTTGAGCTGGGCGACGTCGGCCCGCTCCTTCAGCCCGGCGGCGTTGATGTGGCGGGCCACCATGTCGCGCAGGTCGGGCGGAAGCCGCTCCCAGGCGCGCCGGTTCGCCAGGAACCAGTAGCCGTCCCACATGTGGTTGGTCAGCGAGCAGTACTTCTGCACCTCGTAGAACTTGGTCGTGGCGATCACCGCGAGCGGGTTCTCCTGGCCCTCGACGATCTTGGTCTGCAGGGCCGAGTAGGTCTCGTTCAGGTTGATCGAGGCCGGCGCCGCGTCGAAGGCCTTGAACATCGAGGTCCAGAGGGGCGAGACCGGCACGCGGATCCTAAAACCCTTGAAGTCGTCGGGCGTGGCGATCGGCCGGGTCGACGAGGTGGTCTGGCGGTAGCCGTTGTCCCAGATCTTCTCCATGGCGACGAGGCCGGCCTTGGCGATTTGCTGGCGGACCCAGGCGCCGAGCTCGCCGTCCATGGCCGGCCAGACGGCCTCGTAGTTCGGGAAGGCGTAGCCGATGCCGTTGATCGAGGCGTTGGGCACCAGCGTCGACAGGATCAGCGGCGACATCGTGAAGAACTCGACGCTGCCCGAGCGCAGCTGGCTCAGCGTGTCGGTGTCGGAGCCGAGTTGGCTCGTCGGGAAGATCTTGAGGTCGAACCGGCCGCCGCTCTCCGTGCGCAGGGCCTCGGCCATCTCGCGGGCGCGGATGTTCATCGGGTGCGTGTCGGGCAGGTTGTTGGCGTACTTGTAGGTGAAGTCCGCCCGCTGCGCCCGCGCCACGTGCGGCGCCGCCACCGTGCCGGCGAGGAGAGCCGTTGAGCCCGTCGCCAGGAAGTGCCGGCGGGACAGGGGATAGCGGAACAGCGACATGGCGGCCCTCTCGAAGCGGGCGCGCGGGCCCGGCGTTTCCTTCGGTCCGCGTCGTTGGCGCGCGGACTCGATCTGACGCCTACCGCCTCTCACCGCGGGCCCGTCGCCGTCAACGTCCGGCCCGGGCTCACGCTATCGGATCAAGGGGTTTTCGTAACGGGCGGTGCGCTCTGCTGAGGTGCTCACGGCATGACGGGCGGGTGGTAGGTCAGCGTGAACGCCAATGCCCAGAGCAGGAACAGCACCAGCGGCAGGTGGACGATCAGCTGCAGGAAGCTGAACCCGACGATGTCGCGCGCCTTGAGGCCGAGGATGCCAACCAGCGGCAGCATCCAGAACGGGTTGATCAGGTTCGGCAGCGCCTCGGCGGCGTTGTAGATCATCACCGCCCAGCCGAGATGGACCTTCAGTTCGTTCGCCGCCTGCAGCACGTAGGGTGCCTCGAGCAGCCACTTGCCGCCGCCCGAGGGCACGAAGAAGCCCAGGATCGCCGAGTACACGCCCATGGTCAGCGGGAAGGTGCCGGTGGTGTTGAGGCTGACGAAGGCGTGGGTGATCGCATCCGACACCGACGTGCCGGCGGCGTTCTTGGGCACCGTCAGCATGCCGCTGATCGCCGCGTAGAGCGGGTACTGGATCAGGATGCCGGCGGTGGCCGGCACCGACTTCGCCACCGCCCCGAGGAAGCGCTTGGGCCGCCAGTGCAGCAGGAGGCCGAGCGTCAGGAACAGCAGGTTGTAGGTGTTGAGGTTCGAGATCGCCACGATCCAGGATTGGCGGGCGAATTCCTGCACGATCCAGCCGCCGGCGATCAGCACGAGCAGGATCGTCAGGATCGGCGAATGCTCCAGCCACTCGCCGGGCTGGCGCGCGGGCGGGATGTCGTTGGTCTCGCGGGTGACATCGACGCCGAGCGTCTCGGCGGTGACGGCGGTCTCGCGGCGGGGCGCGGAGGCATACGCGATGGCGATGGAGACCACGAACAGGATCAAGGCGATCAGCATCGACTGCCAGAGGAAGATCGTCTCGCTGAACGGGATCACCCCGGAGATGGCGAGCAGGGTCTTCGTGAGACTCGCGGGGTTCGCCTGGAGCTGCGCCGCCGAGGACGAGAGGCCGAGCGCCCAGGTGGCGCCGAGCCCGAGATAGGCCGCCGCCCCCGCGGCCCTGTAGTCCATCTTCAGGTCGGCGCGGCGGGCCAGCGCGCGCACGAGCAGGCCGCCGAAGATCAGGCTGAGCCCCCAGCTGAGGAAGGACGAAATCATGGTGGCGCCGGCCACGAAGCCGACGGCGCCGCGCCCGGTCTTCGGGACTTGGGCCATGCGCTCGATCAGCGCCTGAACGGGCGGCGACACCGCCACGACGTAGCCGCCGATGGTGACGAAGGCCATCTGCATGGTGAAGGGGATCAGGCTCCAGAATCCGTCCCCGAAGCTTTTGGCGACGGCGGCCGCCGGCGCGCCGTTGGCCAGCGCACCCAGCGCCACGATCACCACCGCGATGGCCACGAAGATGAAGGCGTCCGGGAACCAGCGCTCCGCCCAGTTGGTGAAGCGTATCCCGAGCCGCTCCAGGGCCCCGCCAGCCTGGGCCGCGCCCGGACCGGCGGGGGGCGCGCCTGTGCCACGGCGCGCGCCACGGGTCGCGTCAGCAGATCCAAGCGCCATCGAGATCCTCCCCGGCCAGCTCTCCCGACCGGCTGGGGGGCAGGATGGCGCGGGAAGACGCGAACTCAAGGCGTGGGACTGTCACAGCGCGATGAAATCGTGACCGGCCGCGCCGTCGCTCGGCGACCCGGGCTCAGAGCCGGCCCGGCACCGCCTCGCGCAGGACCCGCTCGGCGGCGGCATCCTCGATCTTGTTGATCAACCGGCTCGCCTCGTGCTCGTCGCGGAGCGTCTTGGCGAGGGTGAAGGTCGTGCCCGTGAGGAAGATCGCCGCCATGGCGAGGTAGCCCTTGATCCAGATGTCGGCGGGCAGGAAGAAGATCCCCATCGTCAGCATCGCGGCCGCGGCGGCGAAGCTGACCAGCGTGAAGGTCTTCCAGGCGGCGGTGTGCGGCATCTGCGGTGTCATCGTGCATGCTCCTGTGGGTGAAGGCGGGTGTAAGGG
The sequence above is drawn from the Methylobacterium mesophilicum SR1.6/6 genome and encodes:
- a CDS encoding short-chain fatty acid transporter, whose translation is MALGSADATRGARRGTGAPPAGPGAAQAGGALERLGIRFTNWAERWFPDAFIFVAIAVVIVALGALANGAPAAAVAKSFGDGFWSLIPFTMQMAFVTIGGYVVAVSPPVQALIERMAQVPKTGRGAVGFVAGATMISSFLSWGLSLIFGGLLVRALARRADLKMDYRAAGAAAYLGLGATWALGLSSSAAQLQANPASLTKTLLAISGVIPFSETIFLWQSMLIALILFVVSIAIAYASAPRRETAVTAETLGVDVTRETNDIPPARQPGEWLEHSPILTILLVLIAGGWIVQEFARQSWIVAISNLNTYNLLFLTLGLLLHWRPKRFLGAVAKSVPATAGILIQYPLYAAISGMLTVPKNAAGTSVSDAITHAFVSLNTTGTFPLTMGVYSAILGFFVPSGGGKWLLEAPYVLQAANELKVHLGWAVMIYNAAEALPNLINPFWMLPLVGILGLKARDIVGFSFLQLIVHLPLVLFLLWALAFTLTYHPPVMP
- a CDS encoding TRAP transporter substrate-binding protein gives rise to the protein MSLFRYPLSRRHFLATGSTALLAGTVAAPHVARAQRADFTYKYANNLPDTHPMNIRAREMAEALRTESGGRFDLKIFPTSQLGSDTDTLSQLRSGSVEFFTMSPLILSTLVPNASINGIGYAFPNYEAVWPAMDGELGAWVRQQIAKAGLVAMEKIWDNGYRQTTSSTRPIATPDDFKGFRIRVPVSPLWTSMFKAFDAAPASINLNETYSALQTKIVEGQENPLAVIATTKFYEVQKYCSLTNHMWDGYWFLANRRAWERLPPDLRDMVARHINAAGLKERADVAQLNANLQADLTKNGMVFNKPDPEPFRDKLRKAGFYAEWKGRYGDEGWSLLEKACGKLT
- a CDS encoding YiaA/YiaB family inner membrane protein → MTPQMPHTAAWKTFTLVSFAAAAAMLTMGIFFLPADIWIKGYLAMAAIFLTGTTFTLAKTLRDEHEASRLINKIEDAAAERVLREAVPGRL
- a CDS encoding acyl-CoA synthetase; translated protein: MGAAGAPRGGVAPCSRRVMNLAHFLRRSARRLPASVGLAWGSRTWTWAELDARVDAMAAALAARGVTKGDRVLVQARNGNPLFESMFVCFRLGAVWVPANFRQTPPEVAYLAGASGATALICGAGFPDHAAAICAACPDLRVVVEIGGQASGTDHAFGADYDGLVADHLGQAAPTADVAHDDPCWFFFTSGTTGRPKAAVLTHGQMAFVITNHLCDLMPGTTEADASLVVAPLSHGAGIHQLAQVAAGAKTVLTEGERLNPEEAWALVERWRITNLFTVPTIVKLLTEHPAVAAHDHSSLRHVIYAGAPMYRADQQHALRVLGPVLVQYFGLGEVTGNITVLPPRLHAAEDGPGVKVGTCGIERTGMQVQIQDAAGRELPAGETGEICVCGPAVFAGYYDKPEANAAAFRDGWFRTGDLGHCDAEGFLFITGRASDMYISGGSNVYPREIEEKLLTHPAITEAAILGVPDPAWGEVGVAVCVLRAGASVAEAELIAWLSAAIARYKLPRRVFFWEALPKSGYGKVTKRAIREELEARGDLPLDGQARPQAR
- the tesB gene encoding acyl-CoA thioesterase II, with translation MTDANTDAMTDAVAELIAILDLERLEVDLFRGQNPKTGWRRVFGGQVVAQALVAATRTVPDDRPAHSLHAYFMLPGDPRTPIVYEVERIRDGRSFTTRRVKAIQHGRAIFATTISYQVSEVGLTHQPAMPTVAGPEGLLDGKALAQAGGTGMPEAIAAYFGRDRPIALRPVDLNRYIAADKGGRPPEPIFNVWLRAASTLPDDPALHRAVLAYASDMTLLDVSLIPHRRSVFDPTIQAASLDHALWFHRPVKTDDWLLYAQDSPVASGARGFARGQIFDRAGNLVASVAQEGLIRPTKD
- a CDS encoding FAD-dependent monooxygenase — translated: MTAEMPRPGSRSLLIAGGGLPSLALALALRQAHGPALTVTVIDPGAADPGRHRGRAYALATGGRRMLEQLGLWTRVARAAEPITAMVISDSRLADPVRPVFLTFGQEDEAMRAANEPFAHMIEAEPLAEALAEACRAAGVIFVTAGVERAASEGPAIRVGLTTGESLRGDLLVAADGARSRLREAARIGWVGWSYPQVGIVATIGHARPHEGRAFEHFLPAGPFAILPLRDGGTLGHRSSIVWTERAGDADALLSGEPDEILTEIERRFTLDLGQLALEHGPSRHPLAFGLARAFRAERLALLGDAAHVIHPIAGQGLNLGLADAAALADAVTGALRLGLDPGSPDILRAYERARRFDSFAMAAATDGLNRLFSNDALPLRLARDLGLGIVDRLPGLKRFFIGEAAASRGSRPRLMRGEAL
- a CDS encoding glycosyltransferase, encoding MKVAIIHYWLVGMRGGEKVIESLCRLFPTADIFTHVYDPEATSEAIKAHQIKTSFVGRLPIATKKYKSYLPLMPIALEQIDLRGYDLIISSESGPAKGIISPSDALHICYCHSPMRYIWNMYHDYRERAGLLTRWLMPPAAHYMRNWDAVSASRVHAFVANSSTVARRIETYYNRQATVIHPPVDTAAFEVVPPHMLEDYHLMVGELVRYKRPELAIEAFNRLQKPLVVIGGGEMLSELKSIAGPQVKLLGPQPFHVLKHHYARCRALIFPGEEDFGIVPVEAMASGRPVIAFGKGGATETVVDGVTGTFFHEQSVDALIDAVRRCGEIPFSVERIVQRASEFGSDRFLKEMADFISKTQSSRRLP